One genomic region from Carcharodon carcharias isolate sCarCar2 chromosome 12, sCarCar2.pri, whole genome shotgun sequence encodes:
- the cfap410 gene encoding cilia and flagella associated protein 410 isoform X2 gives MPNIEVMTLSVNNISSLVDFQYCQNISELYLRKNDIQSLVEICYLKELHRLRVLWLSENPCCGTDPHKYRMTVLRNLPQLQKLDNQVVTDEELAQALEDGEEMAAMLSKEPMEPTANHSRRESGTSEPSTEMESDVLSFRMEETNKIREELGMKPLGRDKFSSSVAVKELKACNGTKRCTSNVLSAILLLLKELDGDGLEIVHRTTEHKLRMLHRKETEQDR, from the exons tgTGAACAACATCTCTTCTTTAGTGGATTTTCAATACTGTCAGAATATTAGTGAGCTTTACCTCCGGAAAAACGATATTCAAAGCCTGGTGGAGATATGCTACCTGAAGGAGCTGCACCGCCTACGAGTGCTGTGGTTGTCAGAAAACCCTTGTTGTGGGACAGACCCCCACAAATACAGAATGACTGTCTTGCGAAACTTGCCACAGCTGCAGAAGCTCGACAACCAAG TGGTGACAGACGAGGAGCTGGCTCAAGCTTTAGAGGATGGAGAAGAGATGGCTGCCATGCTAAGCAAAGAGCCCATGGAGCCAACAGCGAACCACTCCAGGAGAGAATCTGGCACTTCTGAACCAAGCACCGAAATGGAAAGCGATGTCTTAAGCTTCAGGATGGAAGAGACAAA TAAAATCCGTGAAGAACTTGGAATGAAACCACTGGGAAGAGACAAATTTTCCTCTTCTGTTGCAGTGAAGGAACTTAAAGCCTGTAATGGCACCAAAAGG TGCACATCCAATGTGCTGAGTGCTATTCTTCTGCTATTGAAAGAGTTAGATGGAGATGGGCTGGAGATCGTGCACAGAACGACAGAGCATAAACTCCGAATGTTGCACAGGAAAGAGACTGAACAGGACAGATGA